A stretch of Phoenix dactylifera cultivar Barhee BC4 chromosome 16, palm_55x_up_171113_PBpolish2nd_filt_p, whole genome shotgun sequence DNA encodes these proteins:
- the LOC120104070 gene encoding protein FAR1-RELATED SEQUENCE 4-like isoform X1 — MVLISEIAGGNPNEEEEGRKEEEGPAEEELKVDGEKGSPEKPHEPAGSGGAAGEVKESPVKGPQGSSAGQTHYNEYALRVAYIMRSYLDMRRAGVAGAGQGPPAREAAVGDRCKAMMEVVRKEHGMWTVSKLVVEHNHELLPNKDADGDGAGLVPAVGMEFDSVEVAKAFYYGYGEKSGFKARTGSNRRSAGSGHLIMQRFLCWRGNYLMYKKNSDAGAGKVKRGPYKKRARRLAEEPAAAAAARKDGDVVEVIQVESSTEKGGVAGDDHGVEVQSGPPLKEQAVVEKDAGQKPPAPVVGMPVPAAAAAARKDDGKAIPVANTAQSRLLRELGVRASRYTQEERRDIILKYTMKKTNRQVVESPVKVPSRQALAERRQRGIGGRFLSRHESPTSSSQDKRTEAEPAVPAEDVANLGGEPKVGMVFANEDKAYEFYVKYAGTVGFSVRKGWWDKSARNVTRSRVYVCSREGFRPRNVANDAKKPRTETRTGCLARMAIKITPSGKYSISEFVADHNHQLAAPLDVQMLRSQRVLAKVQPEGCQNTSLIPADYKNYLRSKRMKDMKLGDAGSLLEYLQKMKSENPSFFYAIQVDERDQLTNIFWVDAKSMMDYHYFGDVVCFDTAYKTNDYDRPFALFLGVNHHKQIIVFGAALLYDETIESFKWLFETFKTAMGGRQPRTILTDCCATVSDAVAAVWPGTMHRLCLWQIHQDASKRLSHVFEGSETFALDISRCLYDCEDEEEFLLAWETMLERYDLKDNEWLGKLYEEREKWALVYRREIFCADIANALRNENLNTVLKEYLKLETDLLSFFNQYDRLVEERRYAEQQANYQANQGTSRIPPLRLLWQAANVYTPAVFEMFKLEFELTVNCTVYSCAEVGTISQYEVTVKDKTKERSVRFDSADGTALCSCKKFEFSGVQCCHVLKILDLRNIKELPLQYVLKRWRKDAKVGSIRENHRFALDGDPKSSIPKRYSSLCQILYKIAAMAAENAEAYSCMESQSDQLLERVERILQARLLEMPSPSTASKVQPRNLVPNKSNIGESPRASGKRKKNGDAHHRNQNGFGSNKRQKGRQDVKSLILGLSDEAEIETRSDELPASSDEILAQPRNPPNQFFVPSQFMQGPYVSGHQFGLSTVQGFHNMTQFSQMQESSTSLLQQQPFHGNTQLGQNDVQACSAADVQSLQFGGSNPQLGHQSSDQGHYSIPVWDFL; from the exons ATGGTGCTGATTTCGGAGATAGCAGGCGGCAACCCGAacgaggaggaagaggggcgaaaggaggaggaggggccagCGGAGGAGGAGCTGAAGGTGGACGGGGAGAAGGGCTCGCCGGAGAAGCCCCATGAGCCGGCGGGGAGTGGGGGCGCGGCTGGAGAGGTGAAGGAGTCTCCGGTCAAGGGGCCGCAGGGGTCGTCGGCGGGGCAGACGCACTACAACGAGTACGCCCTCCGGGTGGCCTACATCATGCGGAGCTACCTCGACATGCGGCGGGCGGGCGTCGCCGGCGCCGGCCAGGGGCCGCCGGCCAGGGAGGCGGCGGTGGGGGACCGATGTAAGGCGATGATGGAGGTGGTGCGGAAGGAGCATGGGATGTGGACGGTGTCGAAACTTGTCGTTGAGCACAACCATGAGCTCTTGCCAAACAAGGATGCCGATGGAGATGGCGCTGGGCTGGTGCCGGCCGTGGGCATGGAGTTCGATTCTGTGGAGGTTGCCAAGGCTTTCTATTATGGGTATGGTGAGAAGTCTGGGTTTAAGGCTCGGACAGGCTCCAACAGGCGGTCAGCGGGCAGCGGGCATCTAATAATGCAGAGGTTCTTGTGTTGGAGAGGGAATTATCTAATGTACAAGAAGAATTCGGATGCTGGTGCAGGGAAAGTGAAGCGGGGGCCGTATAAGAAGAGAGCTCGCAGGTTGGCAGAGGagccagcagcagcagcagcagcaaggaAAGATGGGGATGTTGTGGAGGTCATCCAGGTCGAGAGTTCGACAGAGAAGGGAGGTGTGGCAGGTGATGATCATGGGGTCGAGGTCCAAAGTGGTCCTCCATTGAAAGAACAAGCGGTTGTGGAGAAGGATGCTGGGCAGAAACCACCTGCTCCAGTTGTTGGTATGCCTGTGCCAGCAGCGGCAGCTGCTGCTAGGAAAGATGATGGGAAGGCAATCCCTGTAGCCAATACTGCTCAGTCTCGGCTGTTGAGGGAGCTTGGTGTAAGAGCATCTCGATACACacaagaagaaaggagagatATAATTCTCAAATACACGATGAAGAAGACTAATAGGCAGGTTGTAGAGAGTCCTGTTAAG GTTCCTTCACGACAAGCTTTGGCTGAAAGGCGTCAGCGAGGCATTGGAGGAAGGTTCCTTAGCAGACATGAGTCACCG ACTTCTAGTAGTCAGGATAAAAGGACGGAAGCAGAGCCAGCTGTCCCTGCAGAAGATGTTGCAAATTTAGGAGGGGAGCCGAAAGTTGGCATGGTGTTTGCAAATGAAGATAAAGCTTATGAGTTCTATGTTAAATATGCTGGAACTGTTGGTTTCAGTGTTAGAAAAGGTTGGTGGGATAAATCTGCGAGAAATGTAACTAGATCAAGAGTTTATGTGTGTTCAAGAGAAGGATTCCGCCCAAGGAATGTGGCAAACGATGCAAAGAAACCACGGACAGAAACCAGAACTGGTTGTCTTGCACGCATGGCAATCAAGATTACACCTAGTGGTAAATACTCTATCAGTGAATTTGTAGCTGACCACAATCATCAACTTGCAGCTCCATTGGATGTTCAAATGTTAAGGTCACAGAGGGTTTTAGCTAAGGTTCAACCTGAAGGTTGTCAAAATACCAGTCTAATTCCTGCAGATTACAAAAACTATCTCCGGTCAAAGCGAATGAAGGACATGAAACTTGGTGATGCAGGATCCCTGTTGGAATACTTGCAAAAGATGAAAAGTGAAAACCCATCCTTTTTTTATGCCATCCAAGTTGATGAAAGAGACCAATTGACAAACATTTTCTGGGTGGATGCAAAATCTATGATGGACTATCACTACTTTGGTGATGTTGTATGCTTTGACACAGCTTACAAAACAAATGATTATGACAGGCCTTTTGCATTATTTCTTGGTGTTAATCATCATAAACAGATCATTGTCTTTGGTGCTGCATTACTATATGATGAAACTATAGAATCCTTCAAATGGCTGTTTGAGACTTTCAAGACTGCGATGGGCGGAAGACAACCAAGAACAATTTTGACAGATTGCTGTGCAACAGTGAGTGATGCAGTAGCTGCTGTATGGCCGGGCACAATGCATCGTCTATGCTTATGGCAGATCCACCAAGATGCCAGCAAGCGGTTAAGTCATGTTTTTGAAGGCTCAGAAACTTTCGCATTAGATATTAGTAGATGTTTGTATGATTGTGAAGACGAGGAGGAGTTCCTACTGGCATGGGAAACAATGTTGGAGAGGTATgatctcaaggacaatgaatGGTTGGGTAAGTTGTATGAGGAAAGGGAGAAGTGGGCTTTGGTGTATAGACGTGAAATCTTTTGCGCAGACATTGCAAATGCACTAAGAAATGAAAACTTGAATACTGTACTAAAGGAATACTTGAAACTAGAGACAGATCTTTTGTCCTTTTTCAATCAGTATGATAGATTGGTGGAAGAGCGGCGATATGCGGAACAACAAGCTAATTATCAGGCAAATCAAGGGACTTCTAGAATACCTCCCTTGCGCTTACTGTGGCAAGCTGCAAATGTTTATACCCCTGCAGTTTTTGAAATGTTTAAATTAGAATTTGAATTGACAGTGAATTGTACAGTTTATAGCTGTGCTGAGGTTGGGACAATATCTCAGTATGAGGTTACTGTCAAGGATAAAACTAAAGAGCGGTCTGTTAGATTTGACTCTGCTGATGGTACAGCCCTTTGCAGCTGCAAAAAGTTTGAATTTTCCGGTGTTCAGTGCTGCCATGTGCTGAAAATACTTGATTTAAGAAATATTAAAGAACTCCCACTTCAGTATGTCTTGAAGAGGTGGAGAAAGGATGCAAAAGTTGGGTCAATAAGAGAGAATCATAGGTTTGCACTTGATGGTGACCCCAAGTCATCTATACCTAAGCGTTACAGCTCATTATGCCAGATATTGTACAAAATTGCAGCAATGGCTGCAGAAAATGCGGAGGCATATTCATGCATGGAAAGCCAATCAGATCAGCTCTTGGAACGGGTAGAGCGTATTTTGCAAGCAAGACTTCTTGAGATGCCTTCCCCAAGCACTGCCTCAAAGGTTCAACCACGCAATCTGGTTCCCAACAAAAGTAACATTGGGGAATCTCCAAGGGCTAgtgggaaaaggaagaagaatggtGATGCTCATCATAGGAATCAGAATGGTTTTGGGTCAAATAAACGGCAAAAAGGAAGACAAG ATGTAAAATCATTAATTTTAGGACTGTCTGATGAGGCAGAAATTGAAACAAGGAGTGATGAACTGCCTGCGTCATCAGATGAGATTTTGGCTCAGCCCAGGAATCCTCCTAATCAGTTCTTTGTACCAAGTCAGTTCATGCAG GGACCTTATGTTTCTGGTCATCAATTCGGATTGAGTACTGTTCAAGGCTTTCATAACATGACACAATTTAGTCAG ATGCAAGAGTCTTCAACTAGTTTGCTACAACAGCAACCATTCCATGGCAACACTCAGTTAGGCCAG aatgaCGTGCAGGCCTGCTCAGCTGCTGATGTGCAGTCCTTGCAATTTGGTGGGAGCAATCCACAACTGGGCCACCAGAGCAGCGATCAGGGCCATTATTCAATTCCTGTATGGGACTTTCTATGA
- the LOC120104070 gene encoding protein FAR1-RELATED SEQUENCE 4-like isoform X2, whose translation MVLISEIAGGNPNEEEEGRKEEEGPAEEELKVDGEKGSPEKPHEPAGSGGAAGEVKESPVKGPQGSSAGQTHYNEYALRVAYIMRSYLDMRRAGVAGAGQGPPAREAAVGDRCKAMMEVVRKEHGMWTVSKLVVEHNHELLPNKDADGDGAGLVPAVGMEFDSVEVAKAFYYGYGEKSGFKARTGSNRRSAGSGHLIMQRFLCWRGNYLMYKKNSDAGAGKVKRGPYKKRARRLAEEPAAAAAARKDGDVVEVIQVESSTEKGGVAGDDHGVEVQSGPPLKEQAVVEKDAGQKPPAPVVGMPVPAAAAAARKDDGKAIPVANTAQSRLLRELGVRASRYTQEERRDIILKYTMKKTNRQVVESPVKVPSRQALAERRQRGIGGRFLSRHESPTSSSQDKRTEAEPAVPAEDVANLGGEPKVGMVFANEDKAYEFYVKYAGTVGFSVRKGWWDKSARNVTRSRVYVCSREGFRPRNVANDAKKPRTETRTGCLARMAIKITPSGKYSISEFVADHNHQLAAPLDVQMLRSQRVLAKVQPEGCQNTSLIPADYKNYLRSKRMKDMKLGDAGSLLEYLQKMKSENPSFFYAIQVDERDQLTNIFWVDAKSMMDYHYFGDVVCFDTAYKTNDYDRPFALFLGVNHHKQIIVFGAALLYDETIESFKWLFETFKTAMGGRQPRTILTDCCATVSDAVAAVWPGTMHRLCLWQIHQDASKRLSHVFEGSETFALDISRCLYDCEDEEEFLLAWETMLERYDLKDNEWLGKLYEEREKWALVYRREIFCADIANALRNENLNTVLKEYLKLETDLLSFFNQYDRLVEERRYAEQQANYQANQGTSRIPPLRLLWQAANVYTPAVFEMFKLEFELTVNCTVYSCAEVGTISQYEVTVKDKTKERSVRFDSADGTALCSCKKFEFSGVQCCHVLKILDLRNIKELPLQYVLKRWRKDAKVGSIRENHRFALDGDPKSSIPKRYSSLCQILYKIAAMAAENAEAYSCMESQSDQLLERVERILQARLLEMPSPSTASKVQPRNLVPNKSNIGESPRASGKRKKNGDAHHRNQNGFGSNKRQKGRQEIETRSDELPASSDEILAQPRNPPNQFFVPSQFMQGPYVSGHQFGLSTVQGFHNMTQFSQMQESSTSLLQQQPFHGNTQLGQNDVQACSAADVQSLQFGGSNPQLGHQSSDQGHYSIPVWDFL comes from the exons ATGGTGCTGATTTCGGAGATAGCAGGCGGCAACCCGAacgaggaggaagaggggcgaaaggaggaggaggggccagCGGAGGAGGAGCTGAAGGTGGACGGGGAGAAGGGCTCGCCGGAGAAGCCCCATGAGCCGGCGGGGAGTGGGGGCGCGGCTGGAGAGGTGAAGGAGTCTCCGGTCAAGGGGCCGCAGGGGTCGTCGGCGGGGCAGACGCACTACAACGAGTACGCCCTCCGGGTGGCCTACATCATGCGGAGCTACCTCGACATGCGGCGGGCGGGCGTCGCCGGCGCCGGCCAGGGGCCGCCGGCCAGGGAGGCGGCGGTGGGGGACCGATGTAAGGCGATGATGGAGGTGGTGCGGAAGGAGCATGGGATGTGGACGGTGTCGAAACTTGTCGTTGAGCACAACCATGAGCTCTTGCCAAACAAGGATGCCGATGGAGATGGCGCTGGGCTGGTGCCGGCCGTGGGCATGGAGTTCGATTCTGTGGAGGTTGCCAAGGCTTTCTATTATGGGTATGGTGAGAAGTCTGGGTTTAAGGCTCGGACAGGCTCCAACAGGCGGTCAGCGGGCAGCGGGCATCTAATAATGCAGAGGTTCTTGTGTTGGAGAGGGAATTATCTAATGTACAAGAAGAATTCGGATGCTGGTGCAGGGAAAGTGAAGCGGGGGCCGTATAAGAAGAGAGCTCGCAGGTTGGCAGAGGagccagcagcagcagcagcagcaaggaAAGATGGGGATGTTGTGGAGGTCATCCAGGTCGAGAGTTCGACAGAGAAGGGAGGTGTGGCAGGTGATGATCATGGGGTCGAGGTCCAAAGTGGTCCTCCATTGAAAGAACAAGCGGTTGTGGAGAAGGATGCTGGGCAGAAACCACCTGCTCCAGTTGTTGGTATGCCTGTGCCAGCAGCGGCAGCTGCTGCTAGGAAAGATGATGGGAAGGCAATCCCTGTAGCCAATACTGCTCAGTCTCGGCTGTTGAGGGAGCTTGGTGTAAGAGCATCTCGATACACacaagaagaaaggagagatATAATTCTCAAATACACGATGAAGAAGACTAATAGGCAGGTTGTAGAGAGTCCTGTTAAG GTTCCTTCACGACAAGCTTTGGCTGAAAGGCGTCAGCGAGGCATTGGAGGAAGGTTCCTTAGCAGACATGAGTCACCG ACTTCTAGTAGTCAGGATAAAAGGACGGAAGCAGAGCCAGCTGTCCCTGCAGAAGATGTTGCAAATTTAGGAGGGGAGCCGAAAGTTGGCATGGTGTTTGCAAATGAAGATAAAGCTTATGAGTTCTATGTTAAATATGCTGGAACTGTTGGTTTCAGTGTTAGAAAAGGTTGGTGGGATAAATCTGCGAGAAATGTAACTAGATCAAGAGTTTATGTGTGTTCAAGAGAAGGATTCCGCCCAAGGAATGTGGCAAACGATGCAAAGAAACCACGGACAGAAACCAGAACTGGTTGTCTTGCACGCATGGCAATCAAGATTACACCTAGTGGTAAATACTCTATCAGTGAATTTGTAGCTGACCACAATCATCAACTTGCAGCTCCATTGGATGTTCAAATGTTAAGGTCACAGAGGGTTTTAGCTAAGGTTCAACCTGAAGGTTGTCAAAATACCAGTCTAATTCCTGCAGATTACAAAAACTATCTCCGGTCAAAGCGAATGAAGGACATGAAACTTGGTGATGCAGGATCCCTGTTGGAATACTTGCAAAAGATGAAAAGTGAAAACCCATCCTTTTTTTATGCCATCCAAGTTGATGAAAGAGACCAATTGACAAACATTTTCTGGGTGGATGCAAAATCTATGATGGACTATCACTACTTTGGTGATGTTGTATGCTTTGACACAGCTTACAAAACAAATGATTATGACAGGCCTTTTGCATTATTTCTTGGTGTTAATCATCATAAACAGATCATTGTCTTTGGTGCTGCATTACTATATGATGAAACTATAGAATCCTTCAAATGGCTGTTTGAGACTTTCAAGACTGCGATGGGCGGAAGACAACCAAGAACAATTTTGACAGATTGCTGTGCAACAGTGAGTGATGCAGTAGCTGCTGTATGGCCGGGCACAATGCATCGTCTATGCTTATGGCAGATCCACCAAGATGCCAGCAAGCGGTTAAGTCATGTTTTTGAAGGCTCAGAAACTTTCGCATTAGATATTAGTAGATGTTTGTATGATTGTGAAGACGAGGAGGAGTTCCTACTGGCATGGGAAACAATGTTGGAGAGGTATgatctcaaggacaatgaatGGTTGGGTAAGTTGTATGAGGAAAGGGAGAAGTGGGCTTTGGTGTATAGACGTGAAATCTTTTGCGCAGACATTGCAAATGCACTAAGAAATGAAAACTTGAATACTGTACTAAAGGAATACTTGAAACTAGAGACAGATCTTTTGTCCTTTTTCAATCAGTATGATAGATTGGTGGAAGAGCGGCGATATGCGGAACAACAAGCTAATTATCAGGCAAATCAAGGGACTTCTAGAATACCTCCCTTGCGCTTACTGTGGCAAGCTGCAAATGTTTATACCCCTGCAGTTTTTGAAATGTTTAAATTAGAATTTGAATTGACAGTGAATTGTACAGTTTATAGCTGTGCTGAGGTTGGGACAATATCTCAGTATGAGGTTACTGTCAAGGATAAAACTAAAGAGCGGTCTGTTAGATTTGACTCTGCTGATGGTACAGCCCTTTGCAGCTGCAAAAAGTTTGAATTTTCCGGTGTTCAGTGCTGCCATGTGCTGAAAATACTTGATTTAAGAAATATTAAAGAACTCCCACTTCAGTATGTCTTGAAGAGGTGGAGAAAGGATGCAAAAGTTGGGTCAATAAGAGAGAATCATAGGTTTGCACTTGATGGTGACCCCAAGTCATCTATACCTAAGCGTTACAGCTCATTATGCCAGATATTGTACAAAATTGCAGCAATGGCTGCAGAAAATGCGGAGGCATATTCATGCATGGAAAGCCAATCAGATCAGCTCTTGGAACGGGTAGAGCGTATTTTGCAAGCAAGACTTCTTGAGATGCCTTCCCCAAGCACTGCCTCAAAGGTTCAACCACGCAATCTGGTTCCCAACAAAAGTAACATTGGGGAATCTCCAAGGGCTAgtgggaaaaggaagaagaatggtGATGCTCATCATAGGAATCAGAATGGTTTTGGGTCAAATAAACGGCAAAAAGGAAGACAAG AAATTGAAACAAGGAGTGATGAACTGCCTGCGTCATCAGATGAGATTTTGGCTCAGCCCAGGAATCCTCCTAATCAGTTCTTTGTACCAAGTCAGTTCATGCAG GGACCTTATGTTTCTGGTCATCAATTCGGATTGAGTACTGTTCAAGGCTTTCATAACATGACACAATTTAGTCAG ATGCAAGAGTCTTCAACTAGTTTGCTACAACAGCAACCATTCCATGGCAACACTCAGTTAGGCCAG aatgaCGTGCAGGCCTGCTCAGCTGCTGATGTGCAGTCCTTGCAATTTGGTGGGAGCAATCCACAACTGGGCCACCAGAGCAGCGATCAGGGCCATTATTCAATTCCTGTATGGGACTTTCTATGA
- the LOC120104071 gene encoding LOB domain-containing protein 4-like: MREVGRKQGTVSPCAACKLLRRRCAQDCIFAPYFPADEPQKFANVHKVFGASNVSKLLQELPAHHRGDAVSSLVYEANARVRDPVYGCVGAISSLQRQIESLQTQLAVVQAEMVRLRMRHAACLAHLGSRAPTALGAASASTTGSSSMPSPKQLQVIAPEQHAARSVFALDMVVVDQTSLGEPPMWSC, translated from the exons ATGAGGGAAGTGGGGAGGAAACAGGGGACGGTGTCGCCGTGCGCCGCGTGCAAGCTGCTGCGGCGGCGGTGCGCGCAGGACTGCATCTTTGCGCCCTACTTCCCGGCCGACGAGCCGCAGAAATTTGCCAACGTGCACAAGGTCTTTGGAGCTAGCAATGTCAGCAAGCTCTTGCag GAGCTGCCGGCGCACCACCGGGGCGACGCCGTGAGCAGCCTGGTGTACGAAGCGAACGCCCGGGTGCGGGACCCGGTCTACGGCTGCGTCGGCGCCATCTCCTCCCTCCAGCGCCAGATCGAGTCGCTCCAGACGCAGCTGGCCGTCGTCCAGGCCGAGATGGTGCGGCTCCGGATGCGCCACGCCGCCTGCCTCGCCCACCTCGGATCCCGGGCTCCCACCGCCCTGGGGGCCGCGAGCGCCAGCACCACCGGCTCCTCGTCCATGCCGTCGCCCAAGCAGCTGCAAGTGATCGCGCCCGAGCAGCATGCAGCCAGGTCCGTCTTCGCCCTCGACATGGTCGTCGTCGACCAGACCAGCTTGGGCGAGCCACCAATGTGGTCTTGCTAG